One Desmodus rotundus isolate HL8 chromosome 4, HLdesRot8A.1, whole genome shotgun sequence DNA segment encodes these proteins:
- the LDB1 gene encoding LIM domain-binding protein 1 isoform X1, translating to MSVGCACPGCSSKSFKLYSPKEPPNGNAFPPFHPGTMLDRDVGPTPMYPPTYLEPGIGRHTPYGNQTDYRIFELNKRLQNWTEECDNLWWDAFTTEFFEDDAMLTITFCLEDGPKRYTIGRTLIPRYFRSIFEGGATELYYVLKHPKEAFHSNFVSLDCDQGSMVTQHGKPMFTQVCVEGRLYLEFMFDDMMRIKTWHFSIRQHRELIPRSILAMHAQDPQMLDQLSKNITRCGLSNSTLNYLRLCVILEPMQELMSRHKTYSLSPRDCLKTCLFQKWQRMVAPPAEPARQQPSKRRKRKMSGGSTMSSGGGNTNNSNSKKKSPASTFALSSQVPDVMVVGEPTLMGGEFGDEDERLITRLENTQFDAANGIDDEDSFNNSPALGANSPWNSKPPSSQESKSENPTSQASQ from the exons ATGTCAGTGGGCTGTGCCTGTCCTG GTTGTTCCTCAAAGTCATTCAAGCTGTACTCGCCGAAGGAGCCCCCGAACGGCAACGCCTTCCCCCCCTTCCATCCCGGCACCATGCTAGATCGGGATGTGGG CCCAACCCCCATGTATCCGCCTACATACCTGGAGCCGGGGATTGG GAGGCACACACCATATGGAAACCAAACTGACTACAGAATATTCGAGCTTAACAAACGGCTTCAAAACTGGACAGAG GAGTGTGACAATCTCTGGTGGGATGCTTTCACAACTGAGTTCTTCGAGGATGATGCCATGTTAACCATCACTTTCTGCCTGGAGGATGGACCAAAGAGATACA CCATTGGCCGGACCCTGATCCCACGCTACTTCCGCAGCATCTTTGAGGGGGGTGCTACGGAGCTATACTATGTGCTTAAGCACCCCAAGGAGGCATTCCACAGCAACTTTGTGTCCCTCGACTGTGACCAGGGCAGCATGGTGACCCAGCACGGCAAACCCATGTTCACCCAG GTATGTGTGGAGGGGCGGTTATACCTGGAGTTCATGTTTGATGATATGATGCGGATAAAGACCTGGCACTTCAGCATCCGGCAGCACCGGGAGCTCATCCCCCGCAGCATTCTTGCCATGCAC GCCCAGGACCCCCAGATGTTGGATCAGCTCTCCAAAAATATCACACGGTGTGGGCTGTCCAATTCCACTCTCAACTACCTCCGA CTATGTGTGATACTCGAGCCCATGCAAGAGCTCATGTCCCGCCACAAGACCTACAGCCTCAGCCCTCGTGACTGCCTCAAGACCTGCCTTTTCCAGAAGTGGCAGCGTATGGTAGCACCCCCCG CGGAGCCCGCCCGGCAGCAGCCCAGCAAACGGCGGAAACGGAAGATGTCAGGGGGCAGCACCATGAGCTCCGGTGGCGGCAACAccaacaacagcaacagcaagaagaaaagccCAGCCAGCACCTTCGCCCTCTCCAGCCAGGTACCT GATGTGATGGTGGTGGGGGAGCCCACCCTGATGGGCGGGGAGTTCGGGGACGAGGACGAGAGGCTCATCACCCGGCTGGAGAATACCCAGTTTGACGCAGCCAACGGCATTGACGACGAGGACAGCTTTAACAACTCCCCTGCCCTGGGCGCCAACAGCCCCTGGAACAGCAAGCCTCCATCCAGCCAAGAAAGCAAATCGGAGAACCCCACATCACAGGCCTCCCAGTAA
- the LDB1 gene encoding LIM domain-binding protein 1 isoform X2 translates to MSVGCACPGCSSKSFKLYSPKEPPNGNAFPPFHPGTMLDRDVGPTPMYPPTYLEPGIGRHTPYGNQTDYRIFELNKRLQNWTEECDNLWWDAFTTEFFEDDAMLTITFCLEDGPKRYTIGRTLIPRYFRSIFEGGATELYYVLKHPKEAFHSNFVSLDCDQGSMVTQHGKPMFTQVCVEGRLYLEFMFDDMMRIKTWHFSIRQHRELIPRSILAMHAQDPQMLDQLSKNITRCGLSNSTLNYLRLCVILEPMQELMSRHKTYSLSPRDCLKTCLFQKWQRMVAPPAEPARQQPSKRRKRKMSGGSTMSSGGGNTNNSNSKKKSPASTFALSSQDVMVVGEPTLMGGEFGDEDERLITRLENTQFDAANGIDDEDSFNNSPALGANSPWNSKPPSSQESKSENPTSQASQ, encoded by the exons ATGTCAGTGGGCTGTGCCTGTCCTG GTTGTTCCTCAAAGTCATTCAAGCTGTACTCGCCGAAGGAGCCCCCGAACGGCAACGCCTTCCCCCCCTTCCATCCCGGCACCATGCTAGATCGGGATGTGGG CCCAACCCCCATGTATCCGCCTACATACCTGGAGCCGGGGATTGG GAGGCACACACCATATGGAAACCAAACTGACTACAGAATATTCGAGCTTAACAAACGGCTTCAAAACTGGACAGAG GAGTGTGACAATCTCTGGTGGGATGCTTTCACAACTGAGTTCTTCGAGGATGATGCCATGTTAACCATCACTTTCTGCCTGGAGGATGGACCAAAGAGATACA CCATTGGCCGGACCCTGATCCCACGCTACTTCCGCAGCATCTTTGAGGGGGGTGCTACGGAGCTATACTATGTGCTTAAGCACCCCAAGGAGGCATTCCACAGCAACTTTGTGTCCCTCGACTGTGACCAGGGCAGCATGGTGACCCAGCACGGCAAACCCATGTTCACCCAG GTATGTGTGGAGGGGCGGTTATACCTGGAGTTCATGTTTGATGATATGATGCGGATAAAGACCTGGCACTTCAGCATCCGGCAGCACCGGGAGCTCATCCCCCGCAGCATTCTTGCCATGCAC GCCCAGGACCCCCAGATGTTGGATCAGCTCTCCAAAAATATCACACGGTGTGGGCTGTCCAATTCCACTCTCAACTACCTCCGA CTATGTGTGATACTCGAGCCCATGCAAGAGCTCATGTCCCGCCACAAGACCTACAGCCTCAGCCCTCGTGACTGCCTCAAGACCTGCCTTTTCCAGAAGTGGCAGCGTATGGTAGCACCCCCCG CGGAGCCCGCCCGGCAGCAGCCCAGCAAACGGCGGAAACGGAAGATGTCAGGGGGCAGCACCATGAGCTCCGGTGGCGGCAACAccaacaacagcaacagcaagaagaaaagccCAGCCAGCACCTTCGCCCTCTCCAGCCAG GATGTGATGGTGGTGGGGGAGCCCACCCTGATGGGCGGGGAGTTCGGGGACGAGGACGAGAGGCTCATCACCCGGCTGGAGAATACCCAGTTTGACGCAGCCAACGGCATTGACGACGAGGACAGCTTTAACAACTCCCCTGCCCTGGGCGCCAACAGCCCCTGGAACAGCAAGCCTCCATCCAGCCAAGAAAGCAAATCGGAGAACCCCACATCACAGGCCTCCCAGTAA
- the LDB1 gene encoding LIM domain-binding protein 1 isoform X3, with protein sequence MLDRDVGPTPMYPPTYLEPGIGRHTPYGNQTDYRIFELNKRLQNWTEECDNLWWDAFTTEFFEDDAMLTITFCLEDGPKRYTIGRTLIPRYFRSIFEGGATELYYVLKHPKEAFHSNFVSLDCDQGSMVTQHGKPMFTQVCVEGRLYLEFMFDDMMRIKTWHFSIRQHRELIPRSILAMHAQDPQMLDQLSKNITRCGLSNSTLNYLRLCVILEPMQELMSRHKTYSLSPRDCLKTCLFQKWQRMVAPPAEPARQQPSKRRKRKMSGGSTMSSGGGNTNNSNSKKKSPASTFALSSQVPDVMVVGEPTLMGGEFGDEDERLITRLENTQFDAANGIDDEDSFNNSPALGANSPWNSKPPSSQESKSENPTSQASQ encoded by the exons ATGCTAGATCGGGATGTGGG CCCAACCCCCATGTATCCGCCTACATACCTGGAGCCGGGGATTGG GAGGCACACACCATATGGAAACCAAACTGACTACAGAATATTCGAGCTTAACAAACGGCTTCAAAACTGGACAGAG GAGTGTGACAATCTCTGGTGGGATGCTTTCACAACTGAGTTCTTCGAGGATGATGCCATGTTAACCATCACTTTCTGCCTGGAGGATGGACCAAAGAGATACA CCATTGGCCGGACCCTGATCCCACGCTACTTCCGCAGCATCTTTGAGGGGGGTGCTACGGAGCTATACTATGTGCTTAAGCACCCCAAGGAGGCATTCCACAGCAACTTTGTGTCCCTCGACTGTGACCAGGGCAGCATGGTGACCCAGCACGGCAAACCCATGTTCACCCAG GTATGTGTGGAGGGGCGGTTATACCTGGAGTTCATGTTTGATGATATGATGCGGATAAAGACCTGGCACTTCAGCATCCGGCAGCACCGGGAGCTCATCCCCCGCAGCATTCTTGCCATGCAC GCCCAGGACCCCCAGATGTTGGATCAGCTCTCCAAAAATATCACACGGTGTGGGCTGTCCAATTCCACTCTCAACTACCTCCGA CTATGTGTGATACTCGAGCCCATGCAAGAGCTCATGTCCCGCCACAAGACCTACAGCCTCAGCCCTCGTGACTGCCTCAAGACCTGCCTTTTCCAGAAGTGGCAGCGTATGGTAGCACCCCCCG CGGAGCCCGCCCGGCAGCAGCCCAGCAAACGGCGGAAACGGAAGATGTCAGGGGGCAGCACCATGAGCTCCGGTGGCGGCAACAccaacaacagcaacagcaagaagaaaagccCAGCCAGCACCTTCGCCCTCTCCAGCCAGGTACCT GATGTGATGGTGGTGGGGGAGCCCACCCTGATGGGCGGGGAGTTCGGGGACGAGGACGAGAGGCTCATCACCCGGCTGGAGAATACCCAGTTTGACGCAGCCAACGGCATTGACGACGAGGACAGCTTTAACAACTCCCCTGCCCTGGGCGCCAACAGCCCCTGGAACAGCAAGCCTCCATCCAGCCAAGAAAGCAAATCGGAGAACCCCACATCACAGGCCTCCCAGTAA